A stretch of the Microcella sp. genome encodes the following:
- a CDS encoding L-lactate permease, giving the protein MLSLLALTPVILVLVLMTVAGWSAARAGLVTAVFTIALAIVAFGFGGGEEFGVVEGIAGVLAEAGFIALTVVGIIGPALGIHYLQRSTGAAARLRQALALLHPDPRLGAILVAWFFALFLEGAAGFGTPVALAAPFLVAAGMPALAAVSAALIGHAAGVSFGAIGTPVLAQSTLVDFTPAELAQATVVFPLALGIVLTAVMIVIIGKAYGHFRGLWRWGLLAAVCFFVPFGLIAWLIGPELPTLGGALVGVLLFSFVLVRHRRHVHSRGLRAVPDEITVTHPHPDARDVVAADLSVLRAAAPYLVLVLVVLLTRLIPPLRELLQGIVLAWELPAGFSGSVQPFYHPTMLLTVAFVVGAIIQRASWRRVRVAFVTATLQLGPVIVALIAMITIARTMSSSGMTAELALSAASIGLAWPLLTVLVGAFGTFITGSATASNLLFTDLQASTARALALPELPLLGAQTFGAAVGNIIAPHNIVAAVATVSLTGQEGRVLRSTVPTALVVIVLGGVLALLLVL; this is encoded by the coding sequence ATGCTCAGCCTGCTCGCTCTCACCCCCGTGATTCTCGTGCTTGTGCTCATGACGGTCGCGGGCTGGTCGGCCGCGCGTGCGGGGCTCGTGACGGCGGTGTTCACGATCGCGCTGGCGATCGTCGCTTTCGGCTTCGGCGGGGGCGAAGAGTTCGGGGTCGTCGAGGGCATCGCCGGCGTGCTCGCCGAAGCTGGCTTCATCGCGCTCACGGTCGTGGGCATCATCGGCCCGGCTCTGGGCATCCACTATCTACAGCGCAGCACCGGTGCCGCAGCTCGCCTGCGTCAGGCACTCGCCCTGCTGCACCCCGACCCGCGGCTGGGCGCCATTCTGGTCGCGTGGTTCTTCGCCCTCTTCCTCGAGGGGGCGGCCGGCTTCGGCACGCCCGTGGCGCTCGCTGCGCCCTTCCTGGTCGCTGCGGGCATGCCGGCGCTCGCCGCGGTGTCGGCCGCGCTCATCGGGCACGCGGCCGGCGTCTCATTCGGCGCGATCGGCACGCCCGTGCTCGCGCAGAGCACCCTGGTCGACTTCACGCCGGCTGAGCTCGCGCAGGCGACTGTTGTCTTCCCCTTGGCGCTCGGCATCGTGCTCACCGCCGTCATGATCGTCATCATCGGCAAGGCCTACGGCCACTTCCGCGGGCTGTGGCGCTGGGGGCTGCTCGCGGCGGTCTGCTTCTTCGTGCCGTTCGGTCTCATCGCGTGGTTGATCGGGCCCGAGCTGCCGACTCTTGGCGGAGCCCTCGTCGGAGTGCTGCTGTTCTCGTTCGTGCTCGTGCGGCACCGTCGGCACGTGCACTCGCGCGGGCTTCGCGCCGTGCCCGACGAGATCACGGTCACCCATCCGCACCCGGATGCTCGCGACGTGGTCGCCGCCGACCTCTCAGTTCTGCGTGCCGCGGCCCCGTACCTCGTGCTCGTGCTCGTCGTGCTGCTCACGCGGCTCATCCCACCGCTGAGGGAACTGCTGCAGGGCATCGTGCTGGCGTGGGAACTGCCCGCGGGCTTCTCGGGCTCAGTGCAGCCCTTCTACCACCCGACGATGCTGCTCACGGTGGCGTTCGTCGTGGGCGCGATCATCCAGCGCGCGTCATGGCGGCGAGTGCGCGTAGCCTTCGTCACGGCGACGCTGCAGCTCGGGCCCGTCATCGTCGCGCTCATCGCGATGATCACGATCGCCCGCACGATGTCGTCGTCGGGAATGACCGCCGAGCTCGCGCTCTCCGCCGCCTCGATCGGGCTCGCGTGGCCCCTGCTCACGGTGCTCGTCGGAGCCTTCGGCACGTTCATCACCGGGTCGGCCACAGCCTCGAACCTGCTGTTCACCGACCTGCAGGCCTCAACGGCGCGTGCTCTGGCGCTGCCCGAACTACCGCTTCTCGGCGCACAGACCTTCGGCGCTGCGGTCGGCAACATCATCGCCCCGCACAACATCGTCGCCGCGGTCGCGACCGTGAGCCTCACGGGTCAAGAGGGGCGTGTGCTGCGCAGCACCGTGCCCACGGCACTCGTCGTCATCGTGCTCGGCGGCGTGCTCGCGCTGCTGCTTGTGCTCTAG
- a CDS encoding alpha/beta fold hydrolase yields MEEKFVEVGGNRLHVVDSTTSGSPAILVAGVGNTAAVWGDFFAHLSTAHRVIAVTRRGYGRSHMPNPGTTIADLAGDLLGLLDALSLERAHVVGHSAAGSELAYLAHTAPDRAGSMVFLDAAYDRRELLGLLEDDPTPALIPPPTARRSIDDLVEWYRSVFGVWSGGIEKDLRESFTTTERGVQPVTPATVAHEIVDALFSFAVDWTAVTMPALAMYAIDPPSNLPDSVDVATKDEVERFARERYVPWQRRQVALFAESVPHAQVMQREGADHLLFAERPAETANVVKEFLAACDVR; encoded by the coding sequence GTGGAGGAAAAATTCGTTGAAGTCGGTGGCAACCGTCTGCACGTTGTCGATTCGACGACGTCCGGAAGCCCCGCGATTCTCGTCGCCGGCGTGGGCAACACGGCCGCAGTGTGGGGTGACTTCTTCGCGCACCTCTCTACGGCGCATCGAGTCATCGCCGTCACTCGTCGTGGATACGGACGGTCGCACATGCCCAACCCGGGAACGACGATCGCCGACCTTGCTGGTGACCTCCTCGGCCTCCTCGACGCGCTCTCTCTCGAGCGGGCTCATGTCGTGGGTCACAGTGCTGCCGGTTCAGAGCTTGCGTACCTTGCCCACACCGCGCCAGACAGGGCGGGGTCGATGGTGTTCCTCGATGCTGCGTATGACCGCCGCGAGCTTCTCGGACTTCTTGAGGATGATCCGACGCCCGCGCTCATTCCGCCGCCCACCGCGCGACGCTCGATCGACGACCTGGTCGAGTGGTATCGATCCGTTTTCGGCGTGTGGAGTGGCGGGATCGAGAAGGATCTGCGCGAGAGCTTCACCACGACCGAACGCGGAGTGCAGCCGGTCACGCCGGCCACCGTCGCGCACGAGATCGTGGACGCATTGTTCAGCTTCGCCGTCGACTGGACTGCTGTGACGATGCCAGCTCTGGCGATGTATGCGATCGACCCGCCCTCGAACCTTCCGGACTCTGTCGACGTCGCGACGAAAGACGAGGTGGAACGATTCGCGCGTGAGCGATACGTGCCCTGGCAGCGTCGGCAAGTTGCCCTGTTCGCCGAGTCGGTACCGCACGCGCAGGTCATGCAACGGGAGGGCGCCGACCACCTTCTCTTCGCCGAGCGCCCTGCGGAGACCGCGAACGTGGTGAAGGAGTTCCTTGCTGCGTGTGACGTGAGGTAG
- a CDS encoding DedA family protein: MMPMDLGLFDVEAWITAAGSWGLVLVCAIVFVETGLLIGFLLPGDTLLLITGILTFTGVIPQPIWLVVLCIFIAAVLGDQLGYYIGYKAGPPIFERKSAGFFSKKSVARTEYFFARYGGWAVTIARFIGVVRTIAPVAAGVGKMPYKKFLFFNMLGAFLWGVGLPLIGWWAAHIPGVADVVTEYIEIVFLVVIGMAVTGIGWHLGREQWEKRKEAKAAAAGEPVPEIEIWTAEPEHDGRHEAEHPKATYGIGPHDGKHEKKPSVS, translated from the coding sequence ATGATGCCGATGGACCTCGGCCTCTTCGATGTCGAGGCGTGGATCACCGCCGCTGGCTCGTGGGGCCTCGTGCTCGTCTGCGCGATCGTCTTCGTCGAAACAGGCCTTCTCATCGGCTTCTTGCTGCCCGGCGACACGCTGCTGCTCATCACCGGCATCTTGACCTTCACGGGCGTGATTCCGCAGCCGATCTGGCTCGTCGTGCTGTGCATCTTCATCGCCGCGGTGCTGGGCGATCAGCTGGGCTACTACATCGGCTACAAGGCTGGCCCTCCGATCTTCGAGCGTAAATCGGCCGGCTTCTTCAGCAAGAAGAGCGTGGCCCGCACCGAGTACTTCTTCGCGCGCTACGGCGGTTGGGCCGTTACGATCGCCCGCTTCATCGGCGTCGTGCGCACCATTGCACCTGTGGCCGCGGGTGTCGGCAAGATGCCCTACAAGAAGTTCTTGTTCTTCAACATGCTCGGCGCCTTCCTCTGGGGCGTCGGCCTGCCGCTCATCGGCTGGTGGGCAGCGCACATTCCGGGCGTCGCCGACGTCGTCACCGAGTACATCGAGATCGTCTTCCTCGTCGTCATCGGCATGGCCGTCACCGGTATCGGCTGGCACCTGGGCCGCGAGCAGTGGGAGAAGCGCAAAGAGGCGAAGGCCGCTGCCGCGGGCGAGCCTGTGCCCGAGATCGAGATCTGGACGGCCGAGCCCGAGCACGACGGGCGGCACGAGGCGGAGCATCCGAAAGCGACCTACGGCATCGGCCCGCACGACGGCAAGCACGAAAAGAAGCCGAGCGTCTCGTGA
- the gabT gene encoding 4-aminobutyrate--2-oxoglutarate transaminase codes for MSMTIDTPTTLGGPSLPQERRLVTSIPGPKSEALMARKQAAVSAGVGTMMPVYAAAAGGGVIVDVDGNSLIDLGSGIAVTNVGNADPHVTAAVIEQVQRFTHTCFTITPYDGYVEVAEALNRLTPGDHAKRTALFNSGAEAVENAIKIARYYTGKSAVVAFDHGYHGRTNLTMALTAKAMPYKAGFGPFAPDVYRAPMSYPYRDGLSGAETAARAIHTMEKQIGADRLAAIIIEPIQGEGGFVVPAPGFLPALQKWANENNVVFIADEVQTGFARTGQMFASEHEGIVPDLITLAKGIAGGLPLAAVTGKAEIMDAPHAGGLGGTYGGNPIATAAALGALKAYDEHDLLGRALELEAIILDELTSLQARDGRIGDIRGRGAMMAIELVDENGAPDAGLTNRVAKHCHVNGVVVLTCGTDGNVIRLLPPLSISDELLREGIRVIGEALEAN; via the coding sequence ATGAGCATGACGATCGACACTCCGACGACCCTCGGCGGCCCGAGCCTGCCGCAAGAGCGCCGACTCGTGACGAGCATCCCGGGCCCGAAGAGCGAGGCCCTCATGGCCCGCAAGCAGGCGGCCGTTTCAGCGGGTGTCGGCACGATGATGCCGGTCTACGCCGCAGCGGCCGGCGGCGGCGTCATCGTCGACGTCGACGGCAACTCGCTCATCGACCTCGGCTCGGGCATCGCTGTGACCAACGTCGGCAACGCCGACCCGCACGTCACCGCGGCTGTCATCGAGCAGGTGCAGCGCTTCACGCACACGTGCTTCACGATCACCCCCTACGACGGCTACGTCGAGGTGGCCGAGGCGCTCAACCGTCTCACCCCGGGCGACCACGCCAAGCGCACCGCACTCTTCAACTCGGGCGCCGAGGCGGTCGAGAATGCCATCAAGATCGCGCGCTACTACACCGGCAAGTCAGCCGTCGTCGCCTTCGACCACGGCTACCACGGCCGCACCAACCTCACGATGGCGCTCACCGCGAAGGCCATGCCCTACAAGGCCGGCTTCGGGCCGTTCGCGCCCGACGTCTACCGCGCGCCCATGTCGTACCCCTACCGCGACGGCCTCAGCGGCGCCGAAACGGCGGCCCGTGCCATCCACACGATGGAGAAGCAGATCGGCGCCGACCGCCTCGCCGCCATCATCATCGAGCCCATTCAGGGCGAGGGCGGTTTCGTCGTGCCCGCGCCGGGCTTCCTTCCCGCCCTGCAGAAGTGGGCGAACGAGAACAACGTGGTCTTCATCGCCGACGAGGTGCAGACCGGCTTCGCCCGCACGGGCCAGATGTTCGCGAGCGAGCACGAGGGCATCGTGCCCGACCTCATCACCCTCGCGAAGGGCATCGCGGGCGGCCTTCCGCTCGCGGCCGTCACCGGCAAAGCCGAGATCATGGATGCTCCCCACGCGGGCGGCCTCGGCGGCACCTACGGCGGCAACCCCATCGCGACCGCCGCGGCCCTCGGTGCTCTGAAGGCCTACGACGAGCACGACCTGCTCGGGCGGGCGCTCGAGCTCGAGGCGATCATCCTCGACGAACTCACCTCGCTGCAGGCGCGCGACGGCCGCATCGGCGACATCCGCGGACGCGGCGCCATGATGGCGATCGAGCTCGTCGACGAGAACGGGGCTCCGGATGCTGGGCTCACGAACCGCGTCGCCAAGCACTGCCACGTGAACGGCGTCGTGGTGCTTACGTGCGGCACCGACGGCAACGTCATCAGGCTGTTGCCGCCGCTGTCGATCAGTGACGAGCTGCTACGGGAGGGCATCCGCGTTATCGGCGAAGCCCTCGAAGCCAACTAG
- a CDS encoding Nramp family divalent metal transporter encodes MLGPAMVAGVAYLDPGNVAANMTAGALFGYLLIWVVVTANVMAWLIQYLSAKLGIATGLSLPEALGQRIRRRPARLGYWGQAELVAMATDVAEVIGGAVALYLLFDLPLLVGGVITGVVSMLLLVVQSRKGAKPFERIITGLIAIIVVGFCAGLIIGPPDPAAAAAGLLPMFDGTESVLLAASIMGATVMPHAIYAHSALTRDRFGQVAAGAERSLVLKATRIDVTIALAIAGTVNVVMLLLAAANLAGVEGTDTLEGAHAALGAALGPAVAFLFAIALLASGLASTSVGAYAGAEIMKGLLRVNIPLLLRRAITIAPALVILALGVDPTFALVLSQVVLSFGIPFALIPLVRLTADRRLMGESVNRRGTTALAILCAGLLVALNVTLLVLLAFGL; translated from the coding sequence ATGCTTGGCCCTGCGATGGTCGCCGGCGTCGCCTACCTCGACCCGGGCAACGTCGCCGCGAACATGACGGCAGGTGCCCTGTTCGGCTACCTGCTCATCTGGGTCGTCGTGACGGCCAACGTCATGGCCTGGCTCATCCAGTACCTCTCGGCGAAGCTCGGCATCGCCACAGGCTTGAGTCTTCCCGAGGCGCTCGGGCAGCGCATCCGTCGTCGTCCAGCCAGGCTCGGCTACTGGGGCCAGGCCGAGCTCGTCGCGATGGCGACCGATGTCGCCGAGGTCATCGGCGGGGCCGTCGCGCTCTATCTGCTGTTCGACCTGCCCCTGCTCGTCGGCGGCGTCATCACGGGCGTCGTCTCGATGCTGCTGCTCGTCGTGCAGAGCCGCAAGGGTGCGAAGCCTTTCGAGCGCATCATCACCGGGCTCATCGCGATCATCGTCGTCGGCTTCTGCGCCGGTCTCATCATCGGACCGCCTGACCCGGCTGCGGCCGCGGCGGGCCTGCTGCCCATGTTCGACGGCACCGAGAGCGTGCTGCTCGCCGCGAGCATCATGGGTGCGACGGTCATGCCGCATGCGATCTACGCGCACTCCGCCCTCACCCGCGACCGCTTCGGTCAGGTGGCTGCGGGCGCCGAGCGCTCGCTCGTGCTCAAGGCCACGCGCATCGACGTGACGATCGCCCTCGCGATCGCGGGCACGGTGAACGTCGTCATGCTCTTGCTCGCGGCGGCGAACCTCGCGGGCGTCGAGGGCACCGACACGCTCGAAGGCGCTCACGCGGCGCTCGGCGCCGCGCTGGGTCCGGCCGTGGCCTTCCTCTTCGCGATCGCCCTGCTCGCGAGCGGCCTGGCCTCGACGTCGGTCGGCGCCTACGCGGGAGCCGAGATCATGAAGGGGCTGCTGCGCGTGAACATCCCTTTGCTGCTGCGCCGCGCGATCACGATCGCACCCGCCCTGGTGATTCTCGCGCTCGGCGTCGACCCGACGTTCGCCCTGGTGCTCAGTCAGGTTGTGCTGAGCTTCGGCATTCCCTTCGCGCTCATCCCGCTCGTGCGGCTCACTGCCGACAGGCGGCTGATGGGGGAGTCGGTCAACCGCCGGGGTACGACGGCCCTCGCGATCCTGTGCGCGGGGCTGCTCGTCGCGCTCAACGTGACGCTGCTCGTACTTCTAGCGTTCGGGCTCTGA
- a CDS encoding DUF368 domain-containing protein yields MTRVHPVARTVGDAARGALIGFAEIVPGVSGGTIALIVGVYDTLIDGAGHLARGVARTIGDGMRGRGLSKAVAHFRSVRWSVVLPIGIGMLAAIVVGAALLAPLLEAYPTGTRAVFAGLIAASLIVPARMVGGRWSPFEVVIGLLAAVLTFVLTGLPRGADADPTLLVVAVAAAFAVCALVLPGVSGSYLLLTVGMYAPTLAAVNDRDFAYLGAFIVGAIVGLGVFVSGLQWLLKHRRRITLVIMTGLMLGSLRALWPWQTETGGVLPPDDDLGLVLLLVVIGASLVLGIMAVEAALLKRRMLSPEIIADPEPHEPDETAVEGELPTEGAQPRSEPER; encoded by the coding sequence GTGACGCGCGTGCATCCCGTCGCTCGCACCGTCGGCGACGCGGCGCGCGGCGCGCTCATCGGGTTCGCCGAGATCGTTCCCGGGGTGAGCGGCGGCACGATCGCCCTCATCGTGGGCGTCTACGACACGCTCATCGACGGGGCCGGTCACCTCGCGCGCGGGGTCGCGCGCACGATCGGCGACGGGATGCGGGGCCGCGGTCTCTCGAAGGCCGTCGCGCACTTCCGCTCAGTGCGCTGGAGCGTCGTGCTGCCGATCGGCATCGGCATGCTCGCGGCGATCGTGGTCGGTGCTGCCCTGCTCGCTCCCCTGCTCGAGGCGTACCCGACGGGCACGCGCGCCGTGTTCGCGGGATTGATCGCCGCCTCGCTCATCGTGCCCGCCCGCATGGTCGGGGGTCGCTGGTCGCCGTTCGAGGTTGTCATCGGCCTGCTCGCCGCGGTTCTCACCTTCGTGCTCACCGGTCTGCCGCGGGGTGCTGACGCCGACCCGACCCTGCTCGTCGTCGCCGTCGCCGCGGCCTTCGCGGTCTGCGCGCTCGTGCTGCCCGGCGTCTCGGGCTCGTACCTGCTGCTCACCGTCGGCATGTACGCGCCGACGCTCGCCGCCGTGAACGATCGCGACTTCGCCTACCTCGGCGCGTTCATCGTGGGCGCAATCGTCGGTCTCGGCGTCTTCGTCTCGGGCCTGCAATGGCTGCTCAAACACCGCCGCCGTATCACGCTCGTGATCATGACCGGCCTCATGCTCGGCTCGCTGCGTGCCCTCTGGCCGTGGCAAACCGAGACCGGCGGGGTGCTGCCGCCCGACGACGACCTCGGCCTCGTGCTGCTGCTCGTCGTCATCGGCGCGAGCCTCGTTCTCGGCATCATGGCCGTCGAGGCGGCACTGCTGAAACGACGGATGCTCTCACCCGAGATCATCGCCGACCCCGAGCCACACGAGCCCGACGAGACGGCAGTCGAGGGCGAGCTGCCGACCGAAGGCGCGCAGCCCCGGTCAGAGCCCGAACGCTAG
- a CDS encoding NAD-dependent succinate-semialdehyde dehydrogenase, whose amino-acid sequence MITEAELLAKVPRGLYIDGQWIDAEGGATMTVTDPSNGNVLAEIASASVADGKKAMDAAANAQASWAATAPRVRGELLRKAWELVIERADEFALLMTLEMGKPLAESRGEVTYGAEFLRWFSEEAVRITGRFGENPEGTGHIVVSHAPVGPSFLITPWNFPLAMATRKIAPAIAAGCTSIIKPAALTPLTTMYFVKTLEDAGLPAGVVNVVTTAKSGALSAEIIADPRLRKLSFTGSTEVGRVLMKQAADGILRTSMELGGNAPFVVFADADLDKAIDGVMLAKFRNIGQACTAANRILVQRDVVDEFSRRVTERVAAMKMGRGTEEGVQIGPLVDDNAVKGSHELVEDAVSKGATVTTGGAIPDGAGHFYPATVLTGVTAGTRLLTEEIFGPVLAIVPFDTEDEAVELANATEYGLISYVYTSDLHRGMRMIDRLETGMMGLNAGVISNAAAPFGGVKQSGIGREGSLEGIDEYLTTKYTFVPKA is encoded by the coding sequence ATGATCACCGAAGCCGAACTGCTCGCCAAGGTTCCCCGCGGCCTCTACATCGACGGCCAGTGGATCGACGCCGAAGGCGGCGCGACGATGACTGTCACCGACCCGTCGAACGGGAACGTTCTCGCCGAGATCGCGAGCGCCTCGGTCGCCGACGGCAAAAAGGCCATGGATGCCGCCGCCAACGCGCAGGCGAGCTGGGCCGCCACGGCCCCCCGCGTACGCGGCGAGCTGCTGCGCAAGGCGTGGGAGCTCGTCATCGAGCGAGCCGACGAGTTTGCCTTGCTCATGACGCTCGAGATGGGCAAGCCGCTCGCCGAATCGCGCGGTGAGGTCACCTACGGCGCCGAGTTCTTGCGCTGGTTCAGCGAAGAAGCCGTGCGCATCACGGGGCGCTTCGGCGAGAACCCCGAGGGCACGGGCCACATCGTGGTCTCGCACGCCCCGGTCGGGCCGTCGTTCTTGATCACGCCCTGGAACTTCCCGCTCGCGATGGCGACCCGCAAGATCGCGCCCGCGATCGCCGCTGGGTGCACGTCGATCATCAAGCCCGCCGCGCTCACGCCGCTCACGACGATGTACTTCGTCAAGACGCTCGAAGACGCAGGCCTGCCTGCTGGTGTCGTGAACGTCGTGACCACGGCGAAGTCGGGCGCTCTCTCGGCCGAGATCATCGCCGACCCGCGACTGCGCAAGCTCAGCTTCACGGGCTCGACCGAGGTCGGCCGCGTGCTCATGAAGCAGGCCGCCGACGGCATTCTGCGCACGTCGATGGAGCTCGGCGGCAACGCCCCCTTCGTCGTCTTCGCCGACGCTGACCTCGACAAGGCCATCGACGGTGTGATGCTCGCCAAGTTCCGCAACATCGGGCAGGCGTGCACCGCTGCGAACCGCATTCTCGTGCAGCGCGACGTCGTCGACGAGTTCAGTCGTCGCGTCACCGAGCGCGTCGCCGCGATGAAGATGGGCCGCGGAACCGAAGAGGGCGTGCAGATCGGCCCGCTCGTCGACGACAACGCGGTCAAGGGCTCGCACGAGCTCGTCGAAGATGCCGTGTCGAAGGGCGCGACGGTCACGACGGGCGGCGCGATTCCCGACGGCGCGGGCCACTTTTACCCGGCGACCGTGCTCACCGGGGTCACCGCGGGCACGCGTCTGCTGACGGAAGAGATCTTCGGTCCGGTGCTCGCGATCGTGCCCTTCGACACCGAAGACGAGGCCGTCGAGCTCGCCAACGCGACCGAGTACGGGCTCATCTCGTACGTCTACACCTCCGACTTGCACCGCGGCATGCGCATGATCGACCGCCTCGAAACGGGAATGATGGGCCTCAACGCGGGCGTCATCTCCAACGCCGCGGCGCCGTTCGGCGGCGTGAAGCAGTCGGGCATCGGCCGCGAAGGCTCGCTCGAGGGCATCGACGAGTACCTCACCACGAAGTACACCTTCGTGCCGAAGGCGTAG
- a CDS encoding PucR family transcriptional regulator, producing the protein MPVTLDAVLARPELQLRLVWGDGAARARPWGWVHSSDLVDPAPFLSPGDALLTTGTQWASDDDIAPWVARLAVAGVPAVGFGTEVIRDGTPDALAEACAAHGIALLEVPYRTPFIAVARAVADLDAEERYARVRWTLETQRAIAVAALKPGGLGAVVAELGRRIGAAAGIVRSEVGSGGPTSVLGDEPPAAVLDEAYGMLRAGRRAARTVDGWSLQTVGAATALTGVLAVGPGSVHDDAERAVITSVVALAGLAGIADRDAHAASAADTAARLAALQSAVREALVASEPSPLLVAEQPDPSDPAALVQPLLEHDAATGDELVETLGTWLRCDAVAEAAALRLGIHRHTVRARLRRAAELLDRDLDAFPARAEVWAALQAVGRL; encoded by the coding sequence ATGCCCGTCACGCTCGACGCCGTTCTCGCTCGCCCCGAGCTGCAGTTGCGGCTCGTCTGGGGTGACGGTGCCGCGCGCGCTCGACCCTGGGGCTGGGTGCATTCGAGCGACCTCGTCGACCCCGCGCCGTTCCTCTCCCCCGGCGATGCACTGTTGACGACCGGCACGCAGTGGGCGAGTGACGACGACATCGCGCCGTGGGTTGCGCGTCTCGCCGTGGCGGGGGTGCCGGCCGTCGGCTTCGGCACCGAGGTGATCCGAGACGGCACACCGGATGCTCTCGCCGAGGCTTGCGCCGCGCACGGCATCGCCCTGCTCGAAGTGCCTTACCGCACGCCGTTCATCGCCGTGGCCCGCGCGGTCGCAGACCTCGACGCCGAAGAACGGTATGCCCGCGTGCGCTGGACGCTCGAGACGCAGCGCGCCATCGCCGTCGCCGCGCTCAAGCCCGGGGGCCTCGGCGCAGTCGTCGCGGAACTCGGGCGGCGCATCGGCGCTGCCGCGGGCATCGTGCGGTCTGAGGTGGGCAGTGGCGGGCCGACCAGCGTGCTGGGTGACGAGCCGCCCGCCGCCGTGCTTGATGAGGCCTACGGCATGTTGCGGGCAGGCCGCCGCGCCGCGCGCACCGTCGACGGCTGGAGCCTGCAGACCGTCGGCGCCGCGACCGCCCTCACGGGCGTGCTCGCAGTCGGGCCGGGGTCCGTGCACGACGATGCCGAGCGCGCCGTCATCACGAGCGTCGTCGCGCTCGCCGGTCTCGCGGGCATCGCCGATCGGGATGCCCACGCAGCGTCAGCCGCCGACACCGCCGCGCGCCTCGCGGCCCTGCAGTCAGCCGTGCGCGAGGCACTCGTCGCGAGCGAGCCATCCCCCTTACTGGTCGCCGAGCAGCCCGACCCCAGCGACCCGGCCGCGCTCGTGCAGCCGCTGCTCGAGCACGACGCCGCGACCGGCGACGAGCTCGTCGAGACGCTCGGCACGTGGCTGCGGTGCGATGCGGTTGCTGAGGCAGCAGCTCTGCGGTTGGGCATCCACCGTCATACGGTTCGCGCGCGCCTACGGCGCGCCGCCGAGCTGCTCGACCGCGACCTCGACGCGTTCCCCGCACGCGCCGAGGTGTGGGCCGCGTTGCAGGCCGTCGGGCGACTGTAG
- a CDS encoding DUF5677 domain-containing protein has product MPKEDLPPAKLLLGFVVRYVQHGKRDSFTVPERLHQDFVVVYSMTQRVRRYAKAYVRLGHHDMATAGHPMVRAALEHAVTAQWVFYTTGGLNRYMVEVGRDRVALAREVAGLSEDDELMLRLIAEVPEGKGLQKWTQIRQALDRNDDFLGHAYRMLSQSVHVTHGAISDVVELNDDGRLFLRDWPEDKLRHQVLYVLAASCLLSWWLEAVCHVDSRLMQRLRENGAELKLPWSLAERIAEEDRRTDVD; this is encoded by the coding sequence GTGCCGAAAGAGGATCTGCCGCCGGCAAAGCTATTGCTCGGTTTCGTTGTGCGCTATGTGCAGCACGGGAAGCGCGACTCCTTCACTGTGCCAGAGCGCCTTCATCAAGACTTCGTGGTCGTCTACTCCATGACACAGCGAGTGCGCCGGTATGCGAAGGCCTATGTGCGTCTGGGGCACCACGACATGGCCACAGCTGGGCACCCGATGGTTCGCGCGGCCCTCGAGCATGCCGTGACGGCGCAGTGGGTGTTCTACACGACCGGTGGGCTGAATAGGTACATGGTCGAAGTCGGCCGCGACCGAGTCGCGCTCGCTCGAGAGGTGGCCGGACTCTCCGAGGACGACGAACTGATGCTCAGGCTCATCGCCGAGGTGCCCGAGGGGAAGGGCCTCCAGAAGTGGACGCAGATCCGGCAGGCGCTCGACCGGAACGACGACTTCCTCGGTCACGCGTACCGCATGCTCTCTCAGAGCGTTCATGTGACCCACGGCGCGATTTCGGACGTCGTTGAGCTCAACGACGATGGGCGCCTATTTCTGCGTGACTGGCCAGAGGACAAGCTGCGACACCAAGTGCTCTACGTGTTGGCGGCGAGCTGCCTGCTCTCCTGGTGGCTCGAGGCCGTCTGTCACGTTGACTCTCGCCTGATGCAGCGCCTACGCGAGAATGGCGCTGAACTGAAGCTGCCCTGGAGTCTTGCGGAGCGGATTGCAGAAGAAGATCGACGCACAGACGTGGACTAG